cagttgtctaaatattaaaattttgatagtttagatatttaatcaattttggttagagtttggtattatttttttggatcgtgatcggttcgattcttcagatttgaattttttatccagttttgatattgacttgaaaaataaatagcaatatatttctgaaatatacacccgcacgggtgtgcgggtcaaaatctagtgtttcttgtttttgaattacaaaatgatttttGGAATTGTTATAGAATTTGGTTACATATTGTATATGCTTCTTGATGTAGAGACCAAAAGCACACGCCACAATGTAATAAAGGATCTTTGGGTCTTACCATAATGAACTTGTGGAATCTTAAATCTGTATGTATGTTAATATCTAGAATAAAATATTGGTAGAATCTAGCAGATGAAGATTTGTTTTATGAGAAGAATGAAGAAAGTAATCGCCCTTGGATTGGCTCCATTTTGAAAGCTCATGGAAAAGAATTTCGATTTCTGTGGACAGTgttagggctgggcgttcgggtacccattcggatttcggttcagtccattcgggtttcgggttttcgggatcaaagatttcagccccattcggatatttctaaatttcggttcgggttcggttcggatctttgcaggttcggttcgggttcggataacccatttaaaatgtttttaaattttcaaaattcattatatactttaaattttcaaaatctataagaaagataatatattacatataaattttcataacatatatgtcaaaatactttaatttaacatataaattggttttctttgaatatttggataaagaatcaatagatatttaactattttggtgttttcaatatactttagctattttaaacatttacttttaactatttgcatatattttccgagtattttggaaaacttaaaggttcttatatatttttaatatttttaatatacattatatataaaaataatgtatatatttaagtatacaaatttatttcggatacattcgggtatccaaactatttcggttcggatcgggttcggtttcggttctttaaataccgaaattttgaacccgttcggatatttaatcaatttcggttcggattcggtgatactttttcggatcggattcggttcggtttttcgggttcggattttttgcccagccctagacAGTGTTATAGCAGTTTAAGGGACCAATAACTTAATACACATGAAAGTTTAAAAGCCATCATCAATAATAAGCATACTGATCGCATTACAGACCCCAGTAGATAAGAAGATATACAAATCGAACACATAAGTACACAGCAAATATACAAACAACTCGAAAGTAATTTAAAACCACATATGTCCCCACTTAGAgaccacaaaacaaaaaaatattagcatTACACACAACTGACAACAcatcttattattttcttcattagTCTTTGATCGGCTCAGAAGGAGATCAAGTTAGTCACAGACTTTGGAGCGTTAGTGAGCATGTGCACAACTTCCCTCATCGTAGGCCTTGACGCTGCCTCATCCTCCACGCACATCATCGCTATCTTGAACACATGAACCACACTGGTCAACGGGTAACCAGTCAACCTCTGGTCAACGATCGCAACAACAGTGGCTGCATCAGACGACGGCTGAGGTATCTCACCCTCCGTGTTCCTCACCCACCTCACTATATCCACTCCTTCTCCAAACTCACCAACCGGTTTCTTCCCAGCTATCAGCTCCAATAACACCACTCCAAAACTATACACATCACTCTTCTCGTCCACTTTGAGAGTGTATGCATACTCTATCAACACCAAAGCAAACAAGGATTAgtacatattttaaatgttaagcTCATGTTCATTTGCGTGTCACAAAACAAATTGCAATTTGAGATTAGTTGTTTGTTATATAATAAATCATGTTTAAACCAACCTGGAGCGATGTAACCATAGGAGCCAGCTATTGAAGACATACACTCAGAAGCAGCACCGTCCACTAAGAACTTAGCAAGCCCAAAATCAGCAACATGGGCTTCAAAATCAGAGTCCAGTAGAATGTTATTGGACTTAACGTCTCTATGCAAGATCAACGGCGAACAGTCATGATGAAGATAACACAGTCCTTTCGCCGCTTCAACGGCTACTCTGTGCCTCGTCTCCCACTGAAGATGACCGCCTTTGGACCCGTGCAAAAGCTCGCCGAGGCTCCCGTTAGGCATGTACTCGTACAGAAGCAGGTTCGTGTCCTTGTTCGCCACGTAGCCGAGTAGCCTCACGATGTGACGGTGGCGGATTCTCCCTAGCGTCTGAATCTCCGCCGTGAACCCGTGGTCGCTCCTCCCGGTTCCACGTCCCACCAAGCGTTTGATCGCGACGTCTACGTTGTTCGGCATGGATCCTCGGTAGACGATCCCCGCTCCTCCTTTCCCGATTATGTTCTCTTCCTGAAGGCACTCCAGGACGTCTTCCGCCTTGAAATCGAGTCGCTGGAAGGCAGTTAGCTTCCATGAGAGAGATCTCTCGTGTCTCTTCTTGTTCATCTGGCGAATCGCGACGCTGATGATGATCAGCGCCGTGATCGCCGCGATGATCGTGATGGCGATCCTCGACGGCGAGAAGAGCGACGCGTGGATGCGGTCGGAGGTTTGTCCGGGACGCGTTAGGCAGGAGACGTGGTGAGGGAGGCAGAGGTAAGGGTTCCCGGCGAAGGAAGTGTCGTTGAAGACTAGGAACTGGCCGCCGAGTGGTACTCTCCCGGAGAGGTCGTTGAAGGAGAGATCGAGAGTGGTTAAGCTCGTCATCTTCCCGATTCCGATCGGGATGGAACCGGTGAGTTGGTTCCCGGAGAGATTGAGAGTTCCCAAGTTAATCACGTCGTGGATGTCTTTAGGAATATCTCCGCCGATTCGGTTACGGCTGAGATCGACGGAGATTAAGGAAGTGCATCGGGAGATTGAGTCAGGGATGTCGCCGGTTAAGTTGTTAGCGCTCGTGTTGATCTTAGTGAGATGCTTTAACTCGAAAACTTCTTTAGGAATACTCCCGCTAAACCGGTTCCGGTCTAATAACAGATCttgtagatttttaaaattaccgaTAGCCGGGGGGATTAAACCGGTAAACCAGTTGTTAGACAGGTAGATATGATCGAGAACGTCGCCGGACATCTCCCCCGGAAGCTCCCCGGAGAAGAAGTTATCGGTGAGTTCGATGATCGTAGCTAGTGGTAAGTTGAATAATCCCGCCGGAACCGTTCCGTTGAGGAGATTCTTGACGATTCTGATCTTGTTTAACGATTTGCATTGACCTAGCTTCTCCGGGATGGAGCCGAAGAAGAAATTGTTGGAGAGGACCAGCGCCTCCAGCTTTCCACCTCTGCATAGATCTATTGGGATGAGTCCGGTGAGATGGTTATCAGAGACGTCGATCTTTTTAAGATTCCCGTTCCGGCCGAGATTCGCCGGTAGCTCTAGCGTGAAGTTGTTCTCCCAGACCTGGAGGACTTGGAGGTTCGGCATGTCTCCGATGAAGTCCGGTATCGGCCCGTGGAGATTGTTTCTGAAGAGGTTGATGAGAGTGATGTTTCCGAGGGAGATGAAGCTCTGAGGGATCTCTCCGGTTAGCTGGTTTATTGATAGATCGAGAGATTTTAAGCTGATTAAACCGGAGAGTTCTTGTGGGATGTTTCCGGTTAAGTTGTTGATGTGGAGGAACAGCGTGTGCAAGTGTTTTAGGTTGCTCAGAGTCGTGGGAATCTCTCCGGTGAGAGTACAGCTCGCCATGTCGAGGATCTCTAGGTTCGTTAATTCACCGAACTCGGGGGGAACGCCGCCGGTGTAGCTGTTGAAGTAGCCGACGTACATTTCTTTGAGATTCTTGAGGCGTGACAAGAACGCCGGGGGTTTACCGGAGAGTCCGTTTCCGTTGAGGCCGAGATACTCCAAGCTTTGGATGTCTCCGTAGCTCTCTGGAATCTCTCCGGTTAAGAAGTTCCCTCCGAGAGAGAGGTGTCTCAGCTTCTCGAGCCGGGGAATCTCCGGCGGTAACGGCCCGGTGAAATTGTTGTTGTACGCGTCGAGGACTTCGAGGTCGACCATGGAAGCGAGAATCTCTCCGGGGAAGGTTCCGTTGAGGTTTGCGTTGTTGGAGATGTTGAGAACCTTGAGAGAAGTGAGGCTCTTCATCTCCAGCGGCAAAGTACCGGAGAAGTTATTCGCAGCTAACGTCAGATTCACCAAACGGTTTAGGTTCCCAATCTCCGGTGAGATGGTCCCGAACAAGGGAGTGAAAGAGACGTTGAGGGAGATGACGCGAGCGTCTCCGTCGCAGGACACGCCGGAGAAAGAACAGTGAGCTGTGGGGGAAGTGGAGTGAACCCAGTCGTGGAGGCCGCGGCCCTTGGGGCCAGTCATGGAGGATTTGAGGTTGAGGAGATGGTCCATGTCAGTGGAAGCGAAGCATGGTGAGAAACATAGAAGATGCAGAAACAGAAGGTGAGTTTTCAAAAGTCTCAtctccatttttattttttttcttttcaaagctGTCTTCTCAGAGAGAATAAGAAGTTAGCGTGAGTCTTATGCGATAGGATGAGTACACACATATATGCAGAACATTACAATGGCATATTATGAAGAGGATGGAGAAGAGGAATCGTAGTGGTACTGTTCTAAAATACTGCTAGACTTTCAGAGAgaatattattactttttaatcttttttttatatgacTTTGAATGAGAATAAATATGCCACTAGAAATAATGCGCtttaaaaaccttttttttccTAATGCATCTcgtaatttttttgaaaataatttgtaaTGGTTATTCTCTAGATTTATGAAATTATCATACGGATATAAAGTTATAAACGGGTAAAAGGACATCCAGCTTCTAGATATGAACTACAACTAGCAGTCAACACATCATATGTGTCAGTGGTTCATAGGCCTTTTTATATCTcgcattctatttttttaaagggTGCTCAGataatatttatagaaattattacaGAGTTGCTGGTAAATTTCAAACctgaaaccaaaaatatttaatatcagTTTCGTGTCAAATTTCATTTAAACATGTGAATTTTAGACATTATCTATGGTTTTTTTCTCGGCTAACTAAGTAATAGTGCTCAAATTGTAATGCAGACCCATAATCCACTTCTACAcgtgcagatttttttttttttgagcacgTGCAGATTCAacatacacttttttttttaagactttaaagaaatttttaccGCAGTGTTTTCTAAACTTTTTCTTTCACAGTTTTTACAGACAAAGTTGTTTGGTTAATAGCCGCCACTACACTAGACATGGAAAACCGGGAAAACGTCGTCTTCGTCTTCTGTCTTCTTTCCACTGTTAAATCTTCTGACACTATTTAAATCGAGAAAGTTTATctttttggttatatatatcaaaataaatggATATCTTCACGGCGTTTAAAATGTAACGGGAGAACGAAACCGCTAGTACATAGAATGACTATGATCTGAACTGACCGTTATAGACCATAGACAGGACTTAACTTTACGTTCCCTGGCTATAGCTGctgtggtttctttcttcttatcGCCGTCTTGTCATCTCAGCCAGCTTCATCCGACGACGTTTTCTTTTCATCGTCACGTGATTatgaaaatggaaaaatattattaaaaaaatcttaaaaagacAAAGAAGGGAGTTAATGGGCTTATTAAGTAGGGCCTAGTTATTAAATGGCCCGTAGAGAAAGTTTGTCTGTGTCCGTCCTTTCCTAAAGACACAAATTTGCCCCTTCTATTTTGGCTTCAATCGAATAGTCAACGCTCCATTTCTTGTCTTTGTCTACACTCACTCTTCTTGTAGACCTTCTTCTGCTGTGCTTCAGGGTCCCCACGTTCTGTGTTATTTACCTTTGGTTTTGCAAATCTCTCTGACTTTACCCTTATCTTCTCTCCTgtagttgaaaaaaaaactatgttgttgttttttacCTTCTGAAGATCGTTGGTTTGTTAATAATGGGTAATCATAAATAATATTGTAGCGGAAACGAAACGCTCGAATATCACACTTATCTTTGTTAGAACAAATAATCTGTTATTAGTTTAGAAACATTGAAAGTTCTAGCGACTTTGACATATCTAGTCTATCAATGGACAAACACTGAAATGAGTTGATGATCAACAACTATTTGATCGCGATTACTAATCGTGTGACGATAACATAACAAAGAACGAAACATATGTATATCGCTGACGAATGCTAATGCCCACAACTACATAACAAAGCTTTTGCAAGAGATAAATCGAATAGCAAATGTGTATCTTACTTAATATTATAACTATCGTTGATACACTTTTACAAGTATTTCCAATAGTTTTTCACAGCTTTAAAGATTTCAAGAACTTTACGATTTTGATCCGCAAGATATCCAATTTATTTCCAATATTTTTCTTAGTTATAAAAGCCATGTTATAGTTTATACAAGTTTTATGCAGAATCGATTCTGCCAGAATTAAAATGTATTCCCTCAACATTTTGTATCATAAAAGCTAAtgctatttataaattattggTTTCCGGTTATACAAGCACTAGACTTTTGGCGAATATATCTTCACCCCGCTAACAATATTTTATACGATTAAATATCAAGAGGAGCTTTACCAACAAAGGGCCTTTTATTTGTTGAGAAATCTATACACTTGGGGTTGACAtagacacacacacatacactaACACCTGGG
The sequence above is drawn from the Raphanus sativus cultivar WK10039 chromosome 7, ASM80110v3, whole genome shotgun sequence genome and encodes:
- the LOC108817525 gene encoding receptor protein kinase CLAVATA1 produces the protein MEMRLLKTHLLFLHLLCFSPCFASTDMDHLLNLKSSMTGPKGRGLHDWVHSTSPTAHCSFSGVSCDGDARVISLNVSFTPLFGTISPEIGNLNRLVNLTLAANNFSGTLPLEMKSLTSLKVLNISNNANLNGTFPGEILASMVDLEVLDAYNNNFTGPLPPEIPRLEKLRHLSLGGNFLTGEIPESYGDIQSLEYLGLNGNGLSGKPPAFLSRLKNLKEMYVGYFNSYTGGVPPEFGELTNLEILDMASCTLTGEIPTTLSNLKHLHTLFLHINNLTGNIPQELSGLISLKSLDLSINQLTGEIPQSFISLGNITLINLFRNNLHGPIPDFIGDMPNLQVLQVWENNFTLELPANLGRNGNLKKIDVSDNHLTGLIPIDLCRGGKLEALVLSNNFFFGSIPEKLGQCKSLNKIRIVKNLLNGTVPAGLFNLPLATIIELTDNFFSGELPGEMSGDVLDHIYLSNNWFTGLIPPAIGNFKNLQDLLLDRNRFSGSIPKEVFELKHLTKINTSANNLTGDIPDSISRCTSLISVDLSRNRIGGDIPKDIHDVINLGTLNLSGNQLTGSIPIGIGKMTSLTTLDLSFNDLSGRVPLGGQFLVFNDTSFAGNPYLCLPHHVSCLTRPGQTSDRIHASLFSPSRIAITIIAAITALIIISVAIRQMNKKRHERSLSWKLTAFQRLDFKAEDVLECLQEENIIGKGGAGIVYRGSMPNNVDVAIKRLVGRGTGRSDHGFTAEIQTLGRIRHRHIVRLLGYVANKDTNLLLYEYMPNGSLGELLHGSKGGHLQWETRHRVAVEAAKGLCYLHHDCSPLILHRDVKSNNILLDSDFEAHVADFGLAKFLVDGAASECMSSIAGSYGYIAPEYAYTLKVDEKSDVYSFGVVLLELIAGKKPVGEFGEGVDIVRWVRNTEGEIPQPSSDAATVVAIVDQRLTGYPLTSVVHVFKIAMMCVEDEAASRPTMREVVHMLTNAPKSVTNLISF